One window from the genome of Streptomyces sp. WZ-12 encodes:
- a CDS encoding type II secretion system F family protein has protein sequence MTGGNLLALLALAATLACGALAVAGVRAYASGRAQRQAIVDRLDDTGALPTPARHRRFRSVDRTLRTTRLGRRLELRLAATGLDVTPGEFFVAMVGAVIGLWVAAQAVLAPFFGPIAAVIAVWAAFAFLAWQRQKRIEKFINQLPELSRILANATQAGLALRTALAMAAEELEAPAGEELAKVAGKLAVGHSVDEALGELAERLPSRELVVLVTTLVLANRAGGTVVGSLRNLTKTLEERKETRREVRTQLSQVQVTAYVVPLLGLGTLLLMNRIAPGAIDRMTSSLLGQLAVVAAFVLYGLGFFLIRRLSKIDV, from the coding sequence ATGACCGGCGGGAACCTCCTCGCCCTGCTCGCCCTCGCCGCCACCCTCGCGTGCGGCGCGCTCGCCGTCGCCGGCGTCCGCGCCTACGCCTCCGGACGCGCCCAACGCCAGGCCATCGTCGACCGGCTCGACGACACCGGCGCGCTCCCCACCCCCGCCCGGCACCGCCGTTTCCGCTCCGTCGACCGCACCCTGCGCACCACCCGCCTCGGCCGCCGCCTGGAACTCCGGCTGGCCGCCACCGGGTTGGACGTCACCCCCGGCGAGTTCTTCGTCGCCATGGTCGGCGCGGTGATCGGCCTGTGGGTGGCCGCCCAGGCCGTCCTCGCCCCGTTCTTCGGGCCGATCGCCGCCGTCATCGCCGTCTGGGCCGCGTTCGCCTTCCTCGCCTGGCAGCGGCAGAAGCGGATCGAGAAGTTCATCAACCAACTCCCCGAACTCTCCCGCATCCTCGCCAACGCCACCCAGGCCGGCCTCGCCCTGCGCACCGCCCTGGCCATGGCCGCCGAGGAGCTGGAGGCCCCGGCCGGCGAGGAACTGGCCAAGGTCGCCGGCAAACTGGCCGTCGGCCACTCCGTCGACGAGGCCCTCGGCGAGCTCGCCGAACGGCTCCCCTCCCGCGAACTCGTCGTACTGGTCACCACGTTGGTCCTCGCCAACCGCGCCGGCGGCACCGTCGTCGGCTCGCTGCGCAACCTCACCAAGACCCTGGAGGAGCGCAAGGAGACCCGCCGCGAGGTCCGCACCCAGCTCTCCCAGGTACAGGTCACCGCCTACGTCGTCCCGCTGCTCGGCCTCGGCACCCTGCTGCTGATGAACCGCATCGCACCCGGCGCCATCGACCGGATGACCTCCTCCCTCCTCGGCCAACTCGCCGTCGTGGCGGCCTTCGTCCTCTACGGGCTCGGCTTCTTCCTCATCCGCCGGCTCTCCAAGATCGACGTCTAG
- a CDS encoding TadE family protein: MRRPARPGRTPGDRGRDGERDRGQVTVEFLGLLPLILGVLVLLWQCALVGYTYVLAAHAADRGARAATATEAGGPGACTTAVTRQLPRAWHDGASTACTTEAGLWKATVHLKVPVLFPGAGTFPWTVTGTAGAAEEAPAP; encoded by the coding sequence ATGCGGCGTCCCGCACGGCCCGGCCGGACGCCGGGCGACCGCGGCCGCGACGGCGAGCGCGACCGCGGCCAGGTCACGGTCGAGTTCCTCGGGCTGCTCCCGCTGATCCTCGGCGTCCTCGTCCTGCTCTGGCAGTGCGCCCTGGTCGGCTACACCTACGTGCTGGCCGCGCACGCCGCCGACCGGGGCGCCCGGGCCGCCACCGCCACCGAGGCCGGCGGCCCCGGCGCCTGCACCACCGCCGTCACCCGCCAACTCCCGCGCGCCTGGCACGACGGCGCCAGCACCGCCTGCACCACCGAGGCGGGCCTGTGGAAGGCCACCGTGCACCTCAAGGTCCCGGTGCTCTTCCCCGGCGCCGGCACCTTCCCGTGGACGGTCACCGGCACCGCCGGAGCCGCCGAGGAGGCACCCGCCCCATGA
- a CDS encoding CpaF family protein gives MSLKARIVAPEPAGEDRQDGHLVAVYRAKLLEEIDLAEMSALTAAERRSRLERVLGHLISREGPVLSTAERAQLIRRVVDEALGLGVLEPLLEDASVTEIMVNGPDRVYVERHGRVEPVPVRFASHEQLMQTIERIVSTVNRRVDESNPMVDARLPTGERVNVIIPPLALDGATLTIRRFPRAYTLAELIGIGTLDEQLLMLLAGLVRARFNVVVSGATGAGKTTLLNALSGLIPDGERIITVEDAAELQLQQSHVIRLESRPPNVEGKGRITIRDLVRNSLRMRPDRIIVGEVRGGETLDMLQAMSTGHDGSLATVHANSAEDALMRLQTLASMSDVAIPFEALRDQINSAVDCLVQLTRHADGTRRISEVALLDSRGHQDYRLVTVGRFEAEPMGADRVVHGAFRYFPLPRRVAERLFMAGEPVPPAYGVATTDDQLATRKATS, from the coding sequence ATGAGCCTCAAAGCCCGCATCGTCGCACCCGAACCGGCCGGCGAGGACCGCCAGGACGGCCACCTCGTCGCCGTCTACCGCGCCAAGCTGCTGGAGGAAATCGACCTCGCGGAGATGTCCGCGCTGACCGCCGCCGAGCGCCGCTCCCGGTTGGAGCGCGTCCTGGGCCACCTCATCAGCCGCGAGGGCCCGGTCCTGTCCACCGCCGAACGCGCCCAGCTCATCCGCCGGGTCGTCGACGAGGCCCTCGGCCTCGGCGTCCTCGAACCGCTCCTGGAGGACGCCTCGGTCACCGAGATCATGGTCAACGGCCCCGACCGGGTCTACGTCGAACGGCACGGCCGGGTCGAACCGGTCCCCGTCCGCTTCGCCTCCCACGAGCAGCTCATGCAGACCATCGAGCGGATCGTCTCCACCGTCAACCGCCGCGTGGACGAGTCCAATCCGATGGTCGACGCCCGCCTCCCCACCGGCGAGCGGGTCAACGTCATCATCCCGCCGCTGGCCCTCGACGGCGCCACCCTCACCATCCGCCGCTTCCCCCGCGCCTACACCCTCGCCGAACTCATCGGCATCGGCACCCTCGACGAGCAGTTGCTGATGCTGCTGGCGGGGCTGGTGCGGGCGAGGTTCAACGTGGTGGTCTCCGGTGCCACCGGCGCCGGCAAGACCACCCTCCTCAACGCCCTCTCCGGGCTCATCCCCGACGGCGAACGCATCATCACCGTCGAGGACGCCGCCGAGCTCCAGCTCCAGCAGAGCCACGTCATCCGCCTCGAATCCCGCCCGCCCAACGTCGAGGGCAAGGGCCGGATCACCATCCGCGACCTGGTCCGCAACTCCCTGCGGATGCGCCCCGACCGGATCATCGTCGGCGAGGTCCGCGGCGGCGAGACCCTCGACATGCTCCAGGCGATGTCCACCGGCCACGACGGCTCGCTGGCCACCGTCCACGCCAACAGCGCCGAGGACGCCCTGATGCGCCTCCAGACGCTCGCCTCCATGTCCGACGTCGCCATCCCCTTCGAGGCGCTCCGCGACCAGATCAACAGCGCCGTCGACTGCCTGGTCCAACTCACCCGGCACGCCGACGGCACCCGCCGGATCAGCGAGGTCGCCCTGCTGGACTCCCGCGGCCACCAGGACTACCGCCTGGTCACCGTCGGCCGTTTCGAGGCCGAACCGATGGGCGCCGACCGCGTCGTGCACGGTGCCTTCCGCTACTTCCCGCTGCCCCGCCGGGTCGCCGAACGCCTCTTCATGGCCGGCGAACCGGTCCCGCCCGCCTACGGCGTGGCCACCACCGACGACCAACTCGCCACCCGGAAGGCCACGTCATGA
- a CDS encoding AAA family ATPase, producing the protein MTIRILPAVGDPDAARALTALLGQLPGAEPAPAVPDSTALLSTLAGAAAPGAAPPPAPNGPAPAPAGPAAAVQALPEVVLVHERIGPLPALELIREVALRFPAVGVVLITADAGPALFSAAMDAGARGIVGLPLGQEELAARVQAAAQWATGVRVHLGGNPDALPAPTGTLVTVTGAKGGVGTTVTAVQLALAARAAGRRVALVDLDLQSGDIGSYLDVQFRRSVVDLAGIQDLSARVLNDVVHAHHTGLGLLLAPEEGERGEEVDDRAARQILTALRSRYDAVIADCGSQMQSANAAAVELADTALLVTTPDVVCVRAAKRQVRLWDRLRIRKAEDTTTVVNRLTRHTEIQPALVAKATGTRVARTPVPAAFKELQPCVDAGRMQDLDARSTVKAALWALAGELGLAGAPAEPPPRGGHRARPMLTGRKRKALTTGAAPGPGTVQGPTPTPPPGPGAPTAGRFGAPAAPGPYDPAAPYEEG; encoded by the coding sequence GTGACCATCCGCATCCTCCCGGCAGTCGGCGACCCGGACGCCGCCCGGGCCCTGACCGCCCTCCTCGGCCAACTCCCGGGCGCCGAACCGGCGCCCGCCGTCCCCGACTCCACCGCCCTGTTGTCCACCCTCGCCGGCGCCGCCGCACCGGGCGCCGCCCCGCCGCCGGCCCCCAACGGGCCCGCGCCCGCGCCCGCCGGACCGGCCGCCGCCGTCCAGGCGCTCCCCGAAGTCGTCCTGGTCCACGAGCGGATCGGCCCGCTGCCCGCCCTGGAGCTGATCCGCGAGGTGGCGCTCCGCTTCCCCGCCGTCGGCGTCGTCCTGATCACCGCCGACGCCGGCCCCGCCCTGTTCTCCGCCGCGATGGACGCCGGAGCCCGCGGCATCGTCGGACTGCCCCTGGGCCAGGAGGAGTTGGCCGCCCGGGTACAGGCCGCCGCCCAATGGGCCACCGGCGTGCGCGTCCACCTAGGGGGGAACCCGGACGCGTTGCCCGCGCCCACCGGCACGCTCGTCACCGTCACCGGCGCCAAGGGCGGCGTCGGCACCACCGTCACCGCCGTCCAACTGGCCCTCGCCGCCCGGGCCGCCGGCCGCCGGGTCGCCCTGGTCGACCTCGACCTCCAGTCCGGCGACATCGGCTCCTACCTGGACGTCCAGTTCCGCCGCTCCGTCGTCGACCTCGCCGGCATCCAGGACCTCTCCGCCCGGGTCCTCAACGACGTGGTGCACGCCCACCACACCGGCCTGGGGCTGCTGTTGGCGCCCGAGGAGGGCGAACGGGGCGAGGAGGTCGACGACCGGGCCGCCCGCCAGATCCTCACCGCGCTGCGCTCCCGCTACGACGCGGTGATCGCCGACTGCGGCTCCCAGATGCAGTCCGCCAACGCCGCCGCCGTCGAACTCGCCGACACCGCCCTGCTGGTGACCACCCCCGACGTGGTCTGCGTGCGCGCCGCCAAACGGCAGGTCCGGCTCTGGGACCGGCTGCGGATCCGCAAGGCCGAGGACACCACCACCGTCGTCAACCGCCTCACCCGCCACACCGAGATCCAGCCGGCGCTGGTCGCCAAGGCCACCGGCACCCGCGTCGCCCGCACCCCGGTCCCCGCCGCCTTCAAGGAACTCCAACCCTGCGTCGACGCCGGCCGGATGCAGGACCTCGACGCCCGCTCCACCGTCAAGGCCGCCCTGTGGGCGCTCGCCGGCGAACTGGGCCTGGCCGGCGCGCCGGCCGAGCCCCCGCCCCGCGGCGGCCACCGCGCCCGCCCCATGCTCACCGGGCGCAAGCGCAAGGCCCTCACCACCGGGGCGGCTCCCGGACCCGGGACGGTTCAGGGTCCGACCCCGACCCCGCCCCCGGGCCCCGGCGCCCCCACCGCCGGCCGGTTCGGCGCCCCCGCGGCCCCCGGCCCGTACGACCCGGCCGCCCCCTACGAGGAGGGCTGA
- a CDS encoding IclR family transcriptional regulator, with product MSQTVDRALSILPLLAEGPADLGQVADRLGVHKSTALRLLRTLHEHGLVYRQPDQRYRLGARLFALAQEAAEHLDVRGIAHPHLVALNESCGHTVHLAVYEENEVLYIDKVESRYPVRMYSRIGKPVALTVAAVAKLLLADLPEPERRALAARLDYPRYTSRSTPDAVAFLAELARVREQGWATDLGGHEESINCVGAPIRGADGRVAAAMSVSAPSVVVSAEELLTLLPLVRRTADAISREFSGTTSPGHEPAP from the coding sequence ATGAGCCAGACCGTCGACCGCGCGCTGAGCATCCTGCCGCTGCTCGCCGAGGGCCCCGCCGACCTCGGCCAGGTCGCCGACCGGCTCGGGGTGCACAAGTCCACCGCCCTCCGACTGCTGCGCACCCTCCACGAGCACGGCCTGGTCTACCGCCAGCCCGACCAGCGCTACCGCCTCGGCGCCCGCCTGTTCGCCCTCGCCCAGGAGGCCGCGGAGCACCTCGACGTCCGCGGCATCGCCCACCCCCACCTCGTCGCCCTCAACGAGAGTTGTGGCCACACCGTCCACCTCGCCGTCTACGAGGAGAACGAGGTCCTCTACATCGACAAGGTGGAGAGCCGCTACCCGGTCCGGATGTACTCCCGGATCGGCAAGCCGGTGGCGCTCACCGTCGCCGCCGTCGCCAAGCTGCTCCTCGCCGACCTCCCCGAGCCCGAGCGCCGCGCCCTCGCGGCCCGGCTCGACTACCCCCGCTACACGTCCCGTTCGACACCCGACGCCGTGGCCTTCCTGGCCGAGCTGGCCAGGGTGCGCGAACAGGGCTGGGCCACCGACCTCGGTGGCCACGAGGAGTCCATCAACTGCGTCGGCGCCCCGATCCGCGGCGCGGACGGGCGGGTCGCGGCCGCGATGTCGGTCTCCGCCCCGAGCGTCGTGGTCAGCGCCGAGGAACTCCTCACCCTGCTCCCGCTGGTGCGCCGCACCGCCGACGCCATCAGCCGGGAGTTCTCCGGCACCACCAGCCCCGGCCACGAGCCGGCCCCGTGA
- a CDS encoding GntP family permease: MVLAATPAAPPTPPHTGGLLALIPGTPGLLTVAALGIVLLLVLIMKVRLQPFVALLGVSIAVGLAAGLSVTELFGTVQKSAAVSMIESGMGGILGHVAIIIGLGTMLGAILEVSGGAEVLSSRLLALFGERRAPLAMGLTGLIFGIPIFFDVGIFVLAPIVYAAAKKSGKSIVLYAMPLLAGLSMTHAFLPPHPGPVAAAGLFKVDLGWTIVMGVLCGVPAVLAAWGYAAWIGKRLFVPVPHDMVEAAEEARAAVAAERAAAGTAPPEKPVPLATVLAIIGTPLLLILLATFSSIVLAPSTGRSVVEFFGHPFVALTLALLLAYYLLGIRRGWSRASLERVSTASLKPVGNILLVVGAGGIFGAVLKGSGVADALSDTFHHVGLPVIVLAYLLSLVLRVAQGSATVAIVTTAGIVLPLVQSQELSQPALALVIMAISAGSIFASHVNDGGFWMVSKYFGISERDTLKSWTVLESVLSVAGFAVAALVSLVV, encoded by the coding sequence ATGGTCCTCGCTGCTACCCCCGCCGCCCCACCGACGCCACCCCACACCGGCGGGCTGCTGGCCCTGATACCGGGCACGCCGGGCCTGTTGACCGTCGCCGCCCTCGGCATCGTCCTGCTGCTCGTCCTGATCATGAAGGTCAGGCTCCAGCCCTTCGTGGCCCTGCTCGGGGTCTCCATCGCGGTCGGCCTGGCCGCCGGCCTCTCCGTCACCGAACTCTTCGGCACGGTCCAGAAGTCCGCCGCGGTCTCGATGATCGAGAGCGGCATGGGCGGCATCCTCGGCCACGTCGCCATCATCATCGGCCTGGGCACGATGCTCGGCGCGATCCTCGAAGTCTCCGGCGGCGCCGAGGTGTTGAGCTCCCGGCTGCTCGCCCTCTTCGGCGAGCGGCGCGCCCCGCTGGCGATGGGCCTGACCGGCCTGATCTTCGGCATCCCGATCTTCTTCGACGTCGGCATCTTCGTGCTGGCCCCGATCGTCTACGCCGCCGCCAAGAAGAGCGGCAAGTCGATCGTGCTCTACGCCATGCCGCTGCTGGCCGGCCTGTCCATGACGCACGCCTTCCTGCCGCCGCACCCCGGACCGGTCGCCGCGGCCGGCCTGTTCAAGGTCGATCTGGGCTGGACCATCGTCATGGGCGTGCTGTGCGGGGTGCCCGCGGTGCTCGCGGCCTGGGGGTACGCCGCCTGGATCGGCAAGCGGCTCTTCGTGCCCGTCCCGCACGACATGGTCGAGGCCGCCGAGGAGGCCCGGGCCGCGGTCGCCGCCGAGCGGGCCGCCGCCGGGACCGCGCCCCCGGAGAAGCCGGTCCCGCTGGCCACCGTCCTCGCCATCATCGGCACCCCGCTGCTGCTGATCCTGCTGGCGACCTTCTCCTCCATCGTGCTGGCGCCCTCCACGGGCCGCTCGGTCGTCGAGTTCTTCGGCCACCCCTTCGTCGCCCTGACGCTTGCGCTGCTGCTGGCGTACTACCTGTTGGGCATCCGCCGCGGCTGGTCCCGCGCGTCCCTGGAGCGGGTCTCCACTGCCTCCCTCAAGCCGGTCGGCAACATCCTGCTGGTCGTCGGCGCCGGCGGGATCTTCGGCGCGGTCCTCAAGGGCAGCGGGGTCGCCGACGCGCTGTCCGACACCTTCCACCACGTCGGCCTGCCGGTGATCGTGCTGGCCTATCTGCTCTCGCTGGTCCTGCGGGTGGCGCAGGGCTCGGCGACGGTGGCGATCGTGACGACCGCCGGCATCGTGCTGCCGCTGGTCCAGTCCCAGGAGCTCTCCCAACCCGCCCTGGCCCTGGTCATCATGGCGATCTCGGCCGGCTCGATCTTCGCCTCGCACGTCAACGACGGCGGCTTCTGGATGGTCAGCAAGTACTTCGGGATATCCGAGCGGGACACCCTGAAGTCCTGGACGGTGCTGGAATCGGTGCTGTCGGTCGCCGGCTTCGCGGTCGCGGCGCTGGTCAGCCTGGTGGTCTAG
- a CDS encoding S1 family peptidase produces MSRPLVGTLATAVLGAAALVTATPAGAAPVGAAAHLRPAPPHTKAVDFAGTVALDDCSGSIVKMPTSQPDDPALVMTNGHCLESGMPSPGQVIVDQPSSRDFTVLDKSAGELGSLQATKVVYATMTDTDVTLYQTGSTYAQIEQQYGIKPLELSTEHPAKGAGITVVSGYWKKTYTCSIDGFVPTLKEGGWSWKDSVRYTPECKTIGGTSGSPVVDNATGKVTAINNTGNENGERCTENNPCEVDANGNVTVHKGTNYAEETYTIPKCFGAGNALDLNGAGCTLPKPSGVRR; encoded by the coding sequence ATGTCTCGACCTCTCGTCGGCACCCTGGCCACCGCCGTGTTGGGCGCGGCCGCCCTGGTGACCGCAACCCCGGCGGGCGCCGCCCCGGTCGGCGCCGCCGCGCACCTGAGGCCCGCGCCGCCGCACACCAAGGCCGTCGACTTCGCCGGTACGGTGGCGCTGGACGACTGCTCCGGCTCGATCGTCAAGATGCCCACCTCGCAGCCGGACGACCCGGCGCTGGTGATGACCAACGGCCACTGCCTGGAGAGCGGGATGCCCTCCCCGGGCCAGGTCATCGTCGACCAGCCCTCCAGCCGCGACTTCACCGTCCTGGACAAGTCGGCGGGCGAGCTCGGCTCGTTGCAGGCCACCAAGGTCGTCTACGCGACGATGACCGACACCGACGTGACGCTGTATCAGACCGGCTCGACCTACGCGCAGATCGAGCAGCAGTACGGCATCAAGCCGCTGGAGCTGTCCACGGAGCACCCCGCCAAGGGCGCCGGGATAACGGTCGTCTCCGGGTACTGGAAGAAGACCTACACGTGCAGCATCGACGGCTTCGTCCCCACCCTGAAGGAGGGCGGCTGGAGCTGGAAGGACTCGGTCCGCTACACCCCCGAGTGCAAGACGATCGGCGGCACCTCGGGCTCGCCGGTGGTCGACAACGCCACCGGCAAGGTCACCGCCATCAACAACACCGGCAACGAGAACGGCGAGCGCTGCACGGAGAACAACCCGTGCGAGGTCGACGCGAACGGCAACGTCACCGTCCACAAGGGCACCAACTACGCCGAGGAGACCTACACCATCCCCAAGTGCTTCGGCGCCGGAAACGCGTTGGACCTGAACGGCGCGGGGTGCACCCTGCCCAAGCCGTCGGGCGTCCGCCGCTGA
- a CDS encoding RidA family protein yields the protein MSEKTALTPATHTTPPAKFSHGVKKGNILQVAGQVGFLPAVEGQAPTPAGPTLREQTLQTFANVKAILEEGGASWDDVMMMRVYLTDVDHFAEMNEIYNAYFEEQGLTQPPAARTTVYVGLPKGLLIEIDALAVLS from the coding sequence ATGAGCGAGAAGACCGCCCTCACCCCGGCCACCCACACCACCCCGCCCGCGAAGTTCTCGCACGGCGTCAAGAAGGGCAACATCCTCCAGGTCGCCGGCCAGGTCGGCTTCCTGCCCGCCGTCGAGGGCCAGGCCCCGACGCCGGCCGGCCCGACGCTGCGCGAGCAGACCCTCCAGACCTTCGCCAACGTCAAGGCCATCCTCGAAGAGGGCGGCGCCAGTTGGGACGACGTGATGATGATGCGCGTCTACCTCACCGACGTCGACCACTTCGCCGAGATGAACGAGATCTACAACGCCTACTTCGAGGAGCAGGGCCTCACCCAGCCGCCGGCCGCCCGCACCACCGTCTACGTCGGCCTGCCCAAGGGCCTGCTCATCGAGATCGACGCGCTCGCCGTCCTGAGCTGA
- a CDS encoding TadE family protein produces MTRRTRTRARDRGSASLEFLGVLPILLLVALAAVQLGLAAYAVQQAGTAARAAARTAAMDPVDQRTDPTSAGRAAISSWVADRAAITVGGSGDTVTATATVQIPSILPGADFGSARRSATMPRPETSALGASAQPPRTAAGAPPR; encoded by the coding sequence ATGACCCGTCGAACCCGCACCCGGGCGCGCGACCGCGGCTCCGCCTCCCTGGAGTTCCTCGGCGTCCTCCCGATCCTCCTGCTCGTCGCCCTCGCCGCCGTCCAACTGGGCCTGGCCGCCTACGCCGTCCAACAGGCCGGCACCGCCGCCCGGGCCGCCGCCCGCACCGCCGCCATGGACCCCGTCGACCAGCGGACCGACCCGACGTCCGCGGGCCGGGCGGCGATCAGCAGTTGGGTCGCCGACCGCGCCGCCATCACCGTCGGCGGCTCCGGCGACACCGTCACCGCCACCGCCACCGTCCAGATCCCCTCGATCCTCCCCGGCGCCGACTTCGGCTCCGCACGCCGGAGCGCCACCATGCCCCGCCCCGAAACGTCCGCCCTCGGAGCGTCGGCGCAACCACCCCGCACCGCAGCAGGAGCGCCTCCGCGATGA
- a CDS encoding chitinase — protein MVRARIARGTKTGTCRLLAGLAAAVLAPAGLVAAGPAEPAAATGPAARTTAVPQHAVTGYWQNFNNGAKVQKLKDVDDAYDIIAVAFADTADKPGAVTFHLDPAVGYSSANDFTADIKAKQAAGKSVVLSVGGEKGAVSVNDGASAQNFADSINGLMDEYGFNGVDIDLENGLNSTYMTQALKAVHAKHPDVVVTMAPQTIDMLSPQNEYFKTALAIKDFLTVVNTQFYNSGSMNGCDGKVYSQGSVDFLTALACTQLQGGLDPSQVGLGVPASPSAAGSGYVSPSVVNAALDCLTAGKNCGSFKPPKTYPGLRGAMAWSTNWDAANGGAFASQVGGHVHGMS, from the coding sequence GTGGTTCGCGCACGCATCGCACGAGGGACGAAGACCGGCACGTGCCGCCTGCTGGCGGGGCTGGCCGCCGCCGTACTGGCCCCGGCCGGCCTGGTCGCCGCCGGCCCCGCGGAACCCGCCGCGGCGACCGGCCCGGCGGCCCGCACCACGGCCGTCCCCCAGCACGCCGTCACCGGTTACTGGCAGAACTTCAACAACGGCGCGAAGGTACAGAAGTTGAAGGACGTCGACGACGCCTACGACATCATCGCGGTGGCCTTCGCCGACACCGCCGACAAGCCGGGCGCCGTCACCTTCCACCTCGACCCGGCCGTCGGCTACTCCTCGGCCAACGACTTCACGGCGGACATCAAGGCCAAGCAGGCGGCCGGGAAGTCGGTGGTGCTCTCCGTCGGCGGCGAGAAGGGCGCGGTCTCGGTCAACGACGGCGCCTCCGCGCAGAACTTCGCCGACTCGATCAACGGCCTGATGGACGAGTACGGCTTCAACGGCGTCGACATCGACCTGGAGAACGGCCTCAACTCCACCTATATGACGCAGGCGTTGAAGGCGGTACACGCCAAGCACCCGGACGTCGTGGTGACCATGGCCCCGCAGACCATCGACATGCTGTCGCCGCAGAACGAGTACTTCAAGACGGCGCTGGCCATCAAGGACTTCCTCACCGTCGTCAACACGCAGTTCTACAACAGCGGTTCGATGAACGGCTGCGACGGCAAGGTCTACTCCCAGGGGTCGGTGGACTTCCTCACCGCGCTCGCCTGCACCCAGTTGCAGGGCGGCCTCGACCCGTCGCAGGTGGGCCTGGGCGTGCCGGCCTCACCCAGCGCGGCCGGCAGCGGGTACGTCTCCCCGTCGGTGGTCAACGCGGCGCTGGACTGCCTGACGGCGGGCAAGAACTGCGGCTCGTTCAAGCCGCCCAAGACCTATCCGGGGCTGCGGGGCGCGATGGCCTGGTCGACGAACTGGGACGCGGCCAACGGCGGGGCGTTCGCCAGCCAGGTCGGCGGGCACGTGCACGGGATGTCGTAA
- the cpaB gene encoding Flp pilus assembly protein CpaB, which produces MNSRQRRGVILLLLSVLCAVGAFIGVLSVIRNVESKVGPEKTAYRLKTDVAAYKTLDPGQFEEVKIPQRWLPPTAVTQLDAVSGKIAVTPLKKGSLLQDDMIVDRPALQSGQQEIAIMIDAATGVAGKINPGARVNIYATFDGRRPEDKPVSKVIVAGAQVIDVGRLTPLEAKDPGGASATSRQPGQAVPITFALDTQDAQRVAYAESFASHVRLALLAPGTQTTIPPGERTYTLDGDK; this is translated from the coding sequence ATGAACTCACGCCAGCGCCGCGGAGTGATCCTGCTGCTCCTGTCCGTCCTCTGTGCGGTCGGCGCCTTCATCGGCGTGCTGTCGGTGATCAGGAACGTCGAGTCCAAGGTCGGGCCGGAGAAGACCGCCTACCGGCTCAAAACGGATGTGGCGGCCTATAAAACGCTGGATCCGGGGCAGTTCGAAGAGGTGAAGATCCCGCAGCGGTGGCTGCCGCCCACCGCCGTGACCCAACTCGACGCGGTCAGCGGCAAGATCGCGGTCACCCCGCTGAAGAAGGGCTCGCTGCTCCAGGACGACATGATCGTCGACCGGCCGGCGCTCCAGTCCGGCCAGCAGGAGATCGCCATCATGATCGACGCCGCCACCGGCGTGGCCGGCAAGATCAACCCCGGTGCCCGGGTGAACATCTACGCCACCTTCGACGGCCGCCGCCCCGAGGACAAGCCGGTCTCCAAGGTCATCGTGGCCGGCGCCCAGGTCATCGACGTCGGCAGGCTGACGCCCCTGGAGGCCAAGGACCCCGGCGGCGCCTCCGCCACCAGCCGCCAGCCCGGCCAGGCCGTCCCGATCACCTTCGCGCTCGACACCCAGGACGCCCAACGGGTCGCCTACGCCGAGTCCTTCGCCTCCCACGTGCGGCTCGCCCTGCTCGCCCCCGGCACCCAGACCACCATCCCGCCCGGCGAGCGCACCTACACCCTCGACGGCGACAAGTGA